In Palaemon carinicauda isolate YSFRI2023 chromosome 1, ASM3689809v2, whole genome shotgun sequence, the genomic stretch ATTTTATAATTTTGCTTTGCCTTCAAACATTATTCACTTGTATATTTTACAGAAGTTTCAGGTTCAATGCAGTACTTGGTGCTTGTAACACCTTCACTAACATTAGCAGTCCTATTTCAAATTTAGGAATACTATTCCAGCTACACAACTATTTGTCAACCTTATCAGGATGGATAACTGTTAAAATCTAGAACAATGAAACCAtgagtttccttatttgctttctttGACAACTACCTCTTAACTGCTTGATTATTTGAATGTATATTAAAGGCATGTGACCATGTCCTAGAAACTGAACATATCACATATGATCAATACACAATCCCCCAAACATCCTATCCATAGCTCAGTGATAATAATAGAGGTAACATTCTTAGTGCAATCTATCACGTCTCGAGTGCAGCCAAAACTAAGAACCCAGAGATAGTCACAAATGTAGATGTGTTAAATTGTAGCTCTAAATACATGGTTGCTTATTGCCTTTTGTTAGATACAAATGAaggaaatatgcattttttttttttctaaagaaaaagaatatttcttaGCTATGAACATTGAAGGGAACCATTCAGAAAACAATTATTTGATTAAAATTGTAAATCATTTGATTTAATATACAAGTTTGGAGCTCAggcatataaaatattttgatatcactAATGATTCAGACAAATCTGAAGTGAACTTTTAGGCCTAGTTACACCTACTGATACTTGTAAACAAGACCATAAAGGTTTACTAATAATAGAAAAATGAACAAAGGAACAAATTTGTTTCATGGAAAAATTTAGTAGTTAATGAGTACACCCCTAGCCTAATTTTGTGATTGTTTGTTGACTTTAAAACATGAATTCACATTAGCAATGCAAATGATcaaaacaaaaatgtgtaaaatttaattttcatgctGTCACATTTATTTTGATAGTTGGCAACCATATCCCATAGTGTCAATCAGTAAAGTGAAAATTGCAGTTTCACTTGCTgaacaagagatttttttttcttatgcaaaacaaaaataatttaaattaatcATGCTAGTAAGGTTTTTATTCAAATGAGTTGGAATGAAACTGGATCATTCATACACGTTTCATAAGACCATTGTAAATATGTATTAGGAGACATTTTTTGAGGTTGACAtaaacagtacagtactttatttttacataattcaCATTATAGTGATTTTggacaaaatatattgcattttctgtagaaaacaagtaaaaaattaaaagGCCTCGACTGCCAGCTCTAGAATTTCTAACAATATGTTAAGGATGTGAACCTTTGGCTTTTGACACCGATTGTAAAAGAATTTAGCATTTAGACAAAATTGATGACTAACCTCATGCAAAGAACCTTTACATACATTTTGTAccaaatactgaaataaataaatacaagtccAGTATAACATTCTATGAACTGTGACAAGCAGAACTAAAGTTTAGGAACAATGCTATAAAGGGAAGAAAATACATGTGAAAATTTTGCATGAGTCTTCATAAAAAAGTTCAAGGTTCACCAAttactaaatataaaatataacagcTACAGAGCTGGTCTACTGTCAGTCATGAATACTCGCATCCCAATTTAAATAAGAAAATCCACACAAAAAAAACGAGGGAAATACAGAAAATTACTTTACACATTGCTTTTCCTGATACACCTTAATAGATCAAGGGACATACAGAGTATGCATATGAAAAAATTAACATTCATTATACTCGCAAATACAGTATGACCAATTTCCATAAAGACCCTGATTAAAGTTGTAACACAATCACATTTCAATAAGTTTGCAATTATTATCAAACTTACGAATTACATCCTGATGGAGATTGTGTATTTTGTGATTCAGAATTCTCACCTTCACTACTAGGCACACTGTGAACTGTTGTTTGGACACCTTCACTAGCATGTTGTCGTGATGATACTAATGCCATTGCCTGAGTTAACCACTGAGCTGCATATAAGCCATCATAAACATGTCTAGCCAGATGTTGCGTCAAAACAGGCAGGGATGTAAACTCTAAGCCACATGCACCACACTGCTGAGGAGTTCGTACCGCATTGGCTCTATTAGTATTTTCAGGATGGCCACTCGAACTTTTCCCAATCTCTCTGCTACCCAATTTACGGTGCCTGTTCAGACGAGCATTTGGTTTTGTATGAACTGTCAGTGGACCCAAGTTCAGAGCCTGCACAGCCTGTGATAGCACATCATCAGCACTTGCTTGAGGAAGCGGAGGTACACGCATTGAATCCACTAAACAATTTCCTCTAAGAGACTCATTTGACTTGGTATCACCACCAAAGCTGTTTTTTACACAAGTATTGCACATTTTTGTATGTTCGAGTTTTGAACTTTTCCTGCTGACTTCGGATGCTTTAGAAGTATCTACAACAGCATGAGTGGATTCATTTGTCACATGTGACTTCtgtaaattaaaaattttcttgttGGGTTGGTCAGCAGTGATGCAATTCCTGCCACCTGAATTTGTGACATCAATAAGGGGAGACATCTTGCCTTACTACATTCATTacctcctggaaaaaaaaaaaaacaatcagcagTGGAAATCTGCAATTACGAACATCATAAATCCCAATAATACCATATATCCCGTGTCATAAGATGCCCTTTTTTCTTCTAAAAAAtttccccaaaaatcaccctgcatcttaccactaagaaaaagttgtattggGGAGTTTGTTAACCCTGTAACACCCAActaatgacatacaagcactcacactcaccagacataaaatataaacctacaatcaTTCATATGtactaaaatttattttcatatttcacttcgtttaatgaagtacagtagcaagttGTTTGTTTTGGTAATCGGCTGATGGCTAGCCAATcaccttctacaagcaaacatg encodes the following:
- the LOC137651215 gene encoding uncharacterized protein, which gives rise to MSPLIDVTNSGGRNCITADQPNKKIFNLQKSHVTNESTHAVVDTSKASEVSRKSSKLEHTKMCNTCVKNSFGGDTKSNESLRGNCLVDSMRVPPLPQASADDVLSQAVQALNLGPLTVHTKPNARLNRHRKLGSREIGKSSSGHPENTNRANAVRTPQQCGACGLEFTSLPVLTQHLARHVYDGLYAAQWLTQAMALVSSRQHASEGVQTTVHSVPSSEGENSESQNTQSPSGCNS